A single region of the Sulfurospirillum arsenophilum NBRC 109478 genome encodes:
- a CDS encoding EAL domain-containing protein, producing MKKEIKYELKYGRMSPITELPDRQRFLNTLEHSQANKLALLNINGFWNFNHVFGYAIGDEILKIISGRLQKRFPNSVVFHLGGDNFAVLAGKEVGKEAFLQAINSCMWYFGNSALSIEEEKIYVAIRVGVAIDYVDLFLNAEFAIKQAKRIGKDIVVYDSSSVTLCRPTHTSARADLEWQKAIRQALLKDRFEVYAQSIQGGKVKKFECLVRMKSTNGGVISPYQFLEHAKRAHLYTSITKVVVQKSFEFFADKEAEFSINLTLSDILDQETTSFIIEKMNVYRVANRLTVELVESENIENHPEVFAFLSLLKKQGVKIAIDDFGTGYSNFEYVVKLQADYIKIDGSLIRNINKNATHRAVVEAIVTFSKKVGMQTVAEFVSDYEIYEACQDQKIDYFQGYLWSEPQPLHKLKL from the coding sequence ATGAAAAAAGAAATAAAATACGAACTCAAATATGGGCGCATGAGCCCCATTACCGAACTGCCCGATAGACAGCGTTTTTTAAACACATTGGAGCATTCCCAAGCCAATAAATTAGCTCTTTTAAACATCAATGGCTTTTGGAATTTTAACCATGTGTTTGGGTATGCCATCGGTGATGAGATCTTAAAAATAATCTCTGGGAGGCTTCAAAAACGCTTCCCTAACTCGGTTGTTTTCCACTTAGGTGGTGATAATTTTGCCGTTCTTGCGGGTAAAGAGGTTGGCAAAGAAGCCTTCTTGCAGGCAATCAATTCGTGTATGTGGTACTTTGGAAATTCAGCGCTTAGCATTGAAGAAGAGAAGATTTATGTCGCCATTCGCGTAGGCGTTGCCATCGACTATGTTGACCTGTTTCTCAATGCCGAATTTGCCATCAAACAAGCTAAACGCATCGGCAAGGACATCGTGGTCTATGACTCATCCAGTGTCACACTGTGCCGTCCGACCCATACGAGCGCTAGAGCGGACTTAGAGTGGCAAAAGGCGATTCGTCAAGCATTGCTGAAAGATCGTTTTGAGGTGTATGCGCAAAGCATTCAAGGTGGTAAGGTCAAAAAATTTGAGTGTTTGGTACGGATGAAAAGCACCAACGGTGGCGTCATCTCGCCGTATCAGTTTTTGGAACATGCTAAGAGGGCGCATCTGTACACGAGCATCACGAAAGTGGTGGTTCAAAAATCGTTTGAGTTTTTTGCCGACAAAGAGGCGGAGTTTTCCATCAACCTCACATTGAGCGACATTTTAGACCAAGAGACGACCAGTTTTATCATCGAAAAGATGAACGTTTACCGAGTCGCCAATCGTTTGACGGTAGAGCTTGTGGAGAGTGAAAACATAGAGAATCATCCTGAGGTTTTTGCGTTTCTCTCGTTGCTCAAAAAACAAGGCGTGAAAATCGCCATCGACGACTTTGGTACGGGCTACTCGAACTTTGAGTATGTGGTAAAGCTTCAAGCCGATTACATCAAGATTGACGGTTCGCTCATTCGCAACATCAACAAAAATGCCACACATCGAGCCGTGGTCGAAGCCATTGTCACGTTTTCGAAAAAAGTAGGTATGCAAACGGTCGCAGAGTTTGTCTCAGACTATGAGATTTACGAAGCGTGCCAAGACCAAAAAATCGACTACTTTCAAGGCTATCTCTGGAGCGAACCCCAACCGCTTCATAAGCTTAAACTCTGA
- a CDS encoding cupredoxin domain-containing protein: MLHPKKSIATLMLATVFSSQAFAMDDHSAHNHATHSHSMASTVGKPSDASLANKTIKLDLLDSMRFEFHNTMSIKEGDIVRFVVTNKGVIDHEFSIGSEKEQKAHLEMMKQMPNMVHSDGSTITVKPNETKELTWKFTKRDTVMFACNIPEHFEAGMHHKVVIK, from the coding sequence ATGTTACACCCCAAAAAAAGTATTGCTACGCTAATGCTTGCCACTGTTTTTTCAAGTCAAGCGTTTGCGATGGATGACCACTCTGCTCACAACCATGCTACACACAGCCATAGTATGGCATCCACCGTTGGTAAACCCTCCGACGCCTCGCTCGCAAACAAAACCATCAAGCTTGATTTGCTTGATTCCATGCGGTTTGAATTTCATAACACAATGAGCATCAAAGAAGGAGATATTGTTAGATTTGTTGTGACCAATAAAGGCGTGATTGACCATGAGTTCTCCATTGGGAGTGAAAAAGAGCAAAAAGCACATCTTGAAATGATGAAACAGATGCCAAATATGGTGCACAGTGATGGCAGTACCATTACCGTTAAACCGAATGAAACCAAAGAGCTCACATGGAAATTTACCAAAAGAGACACGGTGATGTTCGCGTGCAACATTCCAGAGCATTTTGAAGCGGGGATGCACCACAAGGTTGTTATAAAGTAG
- a CDS encoding FixH family protein yields the protein MKKILGMFLAVALSLGSLYAAEALSKKGMAGPLEVEYSTLKPVSQGMNLIKVKVMDGTKEVKDAKVSIIAAMPAMPGMHAMEEKTDAVYKDGAYEANVIFSMNGTWQLNIVIETSDGKKQRLKSSVNL from the coding sequence ATGAAGAAGATTTTAGGGATGTTTTTAGCGGTGGCGTTAAGCCTCGGGAGTTTGTATGCGGCAGAGGCGCTTTCTAAAAAAGGTATGGCTGGGCCATTAGAAGTGGAGTACAGCACGCTAAAGCCTGTCTCGCAGGGTATGAATCTTATCAAAGTCAAAGTTATGGATGGCACTAAAGAGGTTAAAGATGCCAAAGTAAGCATCATTGCAGCGATGCCAGCAATGCCTGGAATGCATGCGATGGAAGAAAAAACAGACGCTGTGTATAAAGATGGTGCCTATGAAGCCAATGTCATTTTTTCAATGAACGGTACATGGCAGCTTAACATCGTCATCGAAACCAGTGACGGCAAAAAACAACGCTTAAAATCAAGCGTTAACCTCTAA
- a CDS encoding TolC family protein → MKRVLIAVVALAGYALAQSELTSLAYSHNYELKALEAEVQALEKEVDISKIWENPMLSLGVNDIFLNEPLKRNQEAQNEAISLSQKIPTGGKLDIKESIALQDLAIKKIELKAKKLEMQREIGVLEQSYIRINQDLALVMKYEKVLEDLKNAHLAYNTTSAHYVDTLNNTILQKNLAIEKKTLLRDKASIERKLESIIVTQMPEMSAHEGLLPYKLSDEEKLLEKSPKLQVQNMQSSKELLNLRYEKANKTPDVTVTLGYNRRQGRDDYAFLGVSVPLPIYGKENASIQKATLTHAASLQSVQSVHKSLLFELRDELLNKELQYDKISLAKEVLYENEKMYQVLQSTALSQNDALLSLLNVLSQIIEAQKQINANTFAYNESIIKIYTLLGVEL, encoded by the coding sequence ATGAAACGCGTCCTTATAGCAGTCGTAGCCCTCGCGGGCTACGCTTTGGCGCAAAGCGAGTTAACCTCTTTAGCCTACAGTCATAACTATGAGTTAAAAGCGCTAGAGGCTGAGGTGCAAGCACTTGAAAAAGAGGTTGATATAAGCAAGATTTGGGAAAACCCTATGCTCTCCCTTGGGGTAAACGACATCTTTTTAAATGAGCCACTTAAACGAAACCAAGAAGCCCAAAATGAGGCGATTTCTCTTTCCCAAAAGATCCCAACGGGTGGAAAACTGGATATCAAAGAGTCGATTGCATTGCAAGATTTGGCGATTAAAAAGATAGAACTTAAAGCCAAAAAACTCGAAATGCAACGTGAAATTGGCGTGTTGGAGCAGAGTTACATCCGCATCAACCAAGACCTTGCTTTAGTAATGAAGTATGAAAAAGTGTTGGAAGACCTTAAAAACGCGCATCTTGCTTATAACACCACGAGCGCGCATTATGTCGATACGCTGAACAATACGATTTTGCAAAAAAATCTTGCCATCGAGAAAAAAACATTGCTTCGCGACAAAGCTTCTATAGAGCGAAAGCTAGAGAGCATCATCGTTACGCAAATGCCTGAGATGAGCGCACATGAGGGATTATTGCCTTATAAACTCAGTGATGAAGAGAAGTTGTTGGAAAAATCACCCAAGCTTCAAGTTCAAAACATGCAAAGCAGTAAAGAGCTGTTGAACTTACGTTATGAAAAAGCGAACAAAACGCCTGATGTAACGGTAACTCTTGGCTACAATCGAAGACAAGGTAGAGATGACTACGCCTTTTTAGGCGTTTCTGTGCCGCTTCCGATTTATGGTAAAGAAAATGCCTCCATCCAAAAAGCCACACTGACTCATGCCGCATCTCTTCAGAGTGTGCAGTCGGTGCATAAAAGCTTACTGTTTGAGCTAAGAGATGAACTTCTTAACAAAGAGCTTCAGTACGACAAAATCTCACTTGCCAAAGAGGTTTTATATGAAAACGAGAAGATGTACCAAGTGCTTCAAAGCACGGCTCTTAGCCAAAATGACGCACTTTTAAGCCTTTTAAATGTACTCAGTCAAATCATTGAAGCGCAAAAACAGATCAATGCCAATACCTTTGCGTATAACGAGTCTATCATCAAAATCTACACCCTTTTAGGAGTCGAGCTATGA
- a CDS encoding efflux RND transporter periplasmic adaptor subunit: MKVTHLILTALLLLSAQLDAKQIFNVKTIEVKKVLEGSAKEFYGYTKANEESVKEVSLRYDAFIEQLYVNKNFLHVKKGEPLAKLYSQEIYTAELELINALRIKSDSMVQSITQKLKLLGVDEKTIAKIIADKNVPENITIVSPYSGIVTVKAVNQGAFVPKGTKLYEISDYTNLWLIVKVYEKDLDFVKSTQTADIFFDMSAKPYKAKIDFIYPKVDPQTKSVDVRLVIENKDLEIYENAFAKARFGTAKREYLALPKSAVMTKGAKTSVFVKGEFEGEYEPREIEAKRLNNDTFEIVSGLKEGDVVVSNALFMFDADAQNNAGAMK, translated from the coding sequence ATGAAAGTCACCCATCTCATTTTAACAGCACTTTTACTCTTAAGTGCTCAGCTTGACGCCAAGCAGATTTTCAATGTCAAAACCATCGAAGTCAAAAAAGTGTTGGAAGGTTCCGCCAAGGAGTTTTACGGTTATACCAAAGCGAATGAAGAGAGCGTGAAAGAGGTAAGCTTGCGTTATGACGCGTTTATCGAGCAGCTTTATGTCAACAAAAACTTTTTACATGTAAAAAAAGGTGAACCTTTGGCGAAGCTCTATTCGCAAGAGATTTATACTGCAGAATTAGAACTGATCAACGCGCTTCGCATCAAAAGTGACAGTATGGTTCAGAGCATTACCCAAAAGCTCAAACTTTTAGGGGTCGATGAGAAAACCATAGCGAAGATTATTGCCGATAAAAACGTGCCTGAAAACATCACCATTGTTTCGCCCTACAGCGGCATCGTAACGGTAAAAGCGGTCAATCAAGGCGCATTCGTTCCTAAAGGCACAAAGCTTTATGAGATCAGCGATTATACAAACTTATGGCTCATCGTCAAAGTCTATGAAAAAGACCTCGACTTTGTGAAAAGCACCCAAACTGCCGACATCTTTTTTGATATGAGTGCAAAACCTTACAAAGCTAAAATTGATTTTATCTACCCAAAAGTTGATCCGCAAACGAAAAGTGTGGACGTACGTTTGGTCATTGAAAACAAAGACCTTGAGATTTACGAAAACGCGTTTGCCAAAGCACGGTTTGGTACGGCTAAACGTGAGTATCTAGCCCTTCCAAAAAGTGCGGTGATGACCAAAGGTGCGAAGACGAGTGTCTTTGTCAAAGGCGAATTTGAGGGTGAGTATGAGCCTAGAGAAATCGAAGCAAAGCGGTTGAATAACGACACATTTGAAATCGTCTCAGGCTTAAAAGAGGGCGATGTGGTTGTCTCAAATGCGCTCTTTATGTTTGATGCCGATGCCCAAAATAACGCAGGGGCGATGAAATGA